TGCAGGGCGCAGAGATAGACCCAGATGTCCCGCTTTTGGTTCGGCTCCGAAAAACGGCTGATGTCCTTCCCCACGCAGGAAAGTTCGACCCGTGGGCGGCAGCCGTTGCGAATGGAGACAAAGCCGCGCCCCCGCAGCATTTCAAGCGCCTGGCGCACCACATAGAGCGAAACTCCGTAATCCGACGCCAGCTCCTTCGAGGAGGGCAGGAGGTCTCCGTCGTTCCAGCGTCCGACGGCGATGCCGTCGATAATGTCTCTCGCGATCTCGGCATAGAGATAGATCCGCCCTTTGGCGGCATTCCAGTGAAATTTTTCCCGCTCACGGGGGCGGATATCCGGGTTCGCCGCCTCTATCTTCGCAATGTAGCTTTCGGCATACGCTCTCGCCGAGCGGTACATCAAACGCAGCCGCGCTTCGGCCGTGCCGTAATCGCGCCGCCGCAGCGGCTCCATCACCCAGCAGAAGCCGCGCCCATCATCCTCTCTAAGTGCGTCGTAGGGATGCTTGAAGCCGTCGGCCCGCGGGACCTGCGCGCTGAGTTCGAGGCTCGAATAAAGGTCGCCTAAGAGAGGGTTTCCCGATTTTTTAAGTATCGCGTGCAGCACAAGCGAAGATAAACGCCAGCTCTCCTCGCCCCGCGCGCGGTCGGCCTTTTTTATAAGCGGGTCCAGGACATAAAAATCATCGTCGCCGCACTGTCTGGCGCAAAAGAGAAAAAGCGGCGGCATCAGGA
The window above is part of the Cloacibacillus evryensis DSM 19522 genome. Proteins encoded here:
- a CDS encoding FadR/GntR family transcriptional regulator; translation: MKKNSMFQYLYNSILAQIRAGRYACGSPLPSAPELCRMYNVGIRTSRDVLRALRDDGYISTAERRRAVVVRAEDPGGGTRQKLAEAVARKESVPEIYDVLELLMPPLFLFCARQCGDDDFYVLDPLIKKADRARGEESWRLSSLVLHAILKKSGNPLLGDLYSSLELSAQVPRADGFKHPYDALREDDGRGFCWVMEPLRRRDYGTAEARLRLMYRSARAYAESYIAKIEAANPDIRPREREKFHWNAAKGRIYLYAEIARDIIDGIAVGRWNDGDLLPSSKELASDYGVSLYVVRQALEMLRGRGFVSIRNGCRPRVELSCVGKDISRFSEPNQKRDIWVYLCALQLMTAMLPHAAPLAARRFTDGQRRRMREVLSERGTVVPRTFMKCIFEALPGEPLRDIFNETNSLLLWGNHLMFQPAARAGLDFIEDKCAQALCALDGGSESEFAELLTETYRYSLYRLREFIAAAGMPEAGKIKIPS